The window TAGGCTCTGGAGCTAGTGCTGCCATTATCATTTCTCCCTAACAGAGGGAATCTTTGGAATAACCTTTAATCCTTGCTCAGATACAACAGTGAAACGACTTTACAGGACATTTTGTAAATCATGAAGTTTTACTTTGTCATAGGGcagtactatttttttttttgaaaaaacattGCACTCATCTGAAGTTTCCAATGCACTTGaggtttaaatatttcattgcacATAACTTTGCACTGTAAGGAAGCACAAATTTAACAGAGGTGAAAATGTTAAACCATATTTGCCAAAGGTAATTGGATTTGGGAGAAGGggagtgtttgggtttttttgtaactaAGTTCCTCTCGAGGCACGATACTCAAGAATGGAAATCCTATCCATCTTTAGAAAAATTCTCACTTATAAAATTAATGGCTTGCTTGAATTCTAAAAGCAACTATCACCATGAACAGTTagataaatgtttctttaaaaagcaggttaaaaatgttgctttgtAAACAACGTTACCTGATTTTCTGGCCCCGACTGGATGGCGAGGAAGGAACAGACTCAGAAGATGAAAGTGTATGTGGCTTTGAAATAGGAGAAAGCACCTGGTCAACACTCTGCTGTGAAGAGGCAAGGTATGAGCCACTGATGTCTGCAGAATAAAAATCCCACAATTTCTATTATTCAGTTATTTGTCCTACCACTTCTCAGACAAAGCTGTTTTTTACAACACATGCATAATTGGACTGTGCAGGCACCACCACTATAGGGCAACTAACATCCATGCCCTAACATGAACTTTCTCATactggttatttatttatttattttttacctctCCTGTATGGGAATTCTCCTCTACAAGGCTTCAGCATCATAAACTTACTCCTCAGGAAGCCTATGACTATCATCACCTCGTAACATGTCTATGTTCCCTACAAactgcagcccctctgccaaACACCAAATAATTTCTCCCATGCTGGGCATTAGAGGAAGCAGTTATGGACCCAGATTTCAAGCTAGGGATGTGCTTACTAGCCAGCAAAAGATAATGCTTGAGGTCTCCCAAAAGCCATTCTTCGTTAGGAAATTTAACTTGGAGGTTTCAGTTTGTACAGATTTGTGAAAATGAGTGatgaaacaaagaagaaaatctttgaaGATTTTATCCTCTTACCAACAGCTGTAAAGTTATCAGGGAAAGAAACAGACAGTATGACTAGAGAAGTTTGGGGTTTCTTAAGAAACCCAGgtaaaaaacctcaaaaccccTGCATTAAATAGACTTTTAATCAAACTTGCAAAGTCCAGCACTTTGgttaaattttgctttgcaatcttaattttcctttcctgtgcaGCTGCACAGGTCTTTCATTACTGGActatgaattattattttttccacaagaTATGGCATTTACTCAGTAAGCAGgtactgttgtttttcttctctttattgaCCAAATAACTTTTACTGTAGTCAGTTCTAATTTGGCTCAAGAGATAGACGAAAACCCATTATTAACACTCCCATACCTGAAGTTATTTCAGGTGGTCGTAGAGAAGTGCACCCCTTTCATGGTGCGCGTCACACTGCACAAGTCAGGATGCTTCAGACTAGGGGCTGCCCGTGGATTTTCATCTCCAGGCAGTCCCTATGCCCATGCAACACAGACGAACACCCTCTAAGGAAGCTGAGCACTAACAGAAAGGGACTCAGCAGTTATGTCATACTTGTGTATCAGCAGTACCAGTTCGTGGTGGGAACCCTCAGCCTGCCCACATccatttttttagaaaataaattttcacaTGCAGAACAAGTGGGCGAGAACAGCACGTAGTAGTTACTGCATGTACCTCCTCAGCATAACACATACTGCATATCAGGACACAGGTGACACGCCAGCCATCTCATACAGTAATTTACTGCAACCTactactatttaaaaattatctagGATTGAACTTACTGATTTTCTACTAAAAGACAAATAGCTGAGATCTTTGGCTCACAGCACGCTGTCTGCAAGATTAACCAACCTTGCTCTTTCTCATCAGAAGGTATGAAGTTTGGTCAAGTAATGATCAAGGTGAAAAGTACTGATCAAGTAATAGAGAGCATGGGTCAGGTGGCAATCcgaatttttttctcagtaactATTTCTTGATCCGGGTTACTGCCCAGAGATTGGAGACAGTAAGCAGGGGATGACAGAAAAGGATCCTGTCCTACTTTCAGTTGCTCTTACAGAAACGGGCATACTCCTTCCCAGTAGAAAGTCAAAGCCTGAAAGATGTCCAACATGCATGGGCTCgagaaggaaaacagtcagATACAAGAGCTAatttaaaggaagagaaaaaactgCATACCCTTCCACTGGCAGAGGATTATGCAGTAAAACAGCTGCTAGATCTGCCAGCTGCAAGTATTTACAGGAGGACACACTTCTTCCTTTCATCCTTTGAAGATAGGTGCTGACAACTGAGCTACAGTTGTCACTGAAGTATACCtcacttaaaggaaaaaaaaaacctctcagaCTCATGTGCATGATATCTTTTACCTCTTAAAATTTATTCTGAGCTGTTCAGACTAGCATCTTCAACAGCTCTGAAAAGCTCCATGGAAGCTTCCAGAATGACTTACGGTTTTCTAGTAAAAACACATCTGGTGCTTCAGCCATCTCTAGCACAAAGGATAACATATATACCAGTATAGAAACACTCCTTCTCAGAAGACTCTTGAAACAGAGATGACATGTAAGTGGGGAAGCAATCTAACTGGAAGCAGATAAATCACTCCACAGCACATGAGCACCAAAGCTACCGTGCTTACTGTGGCAAGTATCGCATCACTTCACTTTGAGAACATATCATCTAGCACCAACCCGGTTTCCTACACTACATACTGCTCAATTTCTCTAACACCTAAGTCAGGTAATGCCCTCCTTTGTTATTCAACTCTTATCCCTCTCTAGAGCAAGTCAGTCTCCTGCATTAAGCAAAGAACAGatccaatggaaaaaaaaaatagatcagCCATCATGTAAGGAGCCTCTGACAAGGTACAAAGACAGAGTCTCTTGGGGgacagtcctgaagggcaaaggagtaCGGGAAGGCTGGACactcttcaagaaggaaatcttaaaggcgCAGGAGCAGGCCATCCTCATGTGTCAAATGACAAGCGGGCAGGTAAGAacaactcaggaaaaaaaaggagagttatcatctttggaagaaggggcaggccactcaggaggactacaaggatgtcgtgaggttatgcagggagaaaactAGAaaggccaaagcccaactagaacttaatttGGCTACTGCcgtaaaagacaataaaaaatatttctataaatacattagcaacaaaaggagggctaaggagaatctccatcctttattggatgtggggggaaacgtagtgacaaaggatgagggaaaggttgaggtacttaatgcctcCTTTGCCTCAGTTTTTAGCAGTAAAACCAGTTGTCCTCTGGGTGCCCAgtcccctgagctggaagacagagacgaggagcagaatgaagcccccctaatccaaggggaaatggttagcaacctgctacaccacttaaacacacacaagtctatggggccagatgggatccacccaagggtactgagggagctggcagaagtgctcaccaagccgctttccatcatttaccaccagtcctggctaactgggaaGTCCCAGTTGAGTGGAGGTTAGCAAACGTCACACCCAtccacaagaagggccagaaggaggatccagggaacttACAGGCCTGTCggtctgacctcagtgccagggaagatcatggagcagatgcCAGAAGTAAGATACAAGTAACACCCACCTTGACCTTTCCCCAgtcaatacttttttttgggTCCTCCTGACAAGGAAGTTTTATTCCTGCATCCATACTTGTTGCCACAGAAGCAATAAATTCCACAACTTACTCATGGTATGGAAAAGTACTTCCATCTCTTTCCTTTCAATTTCACAGGATGCTACAGTCTGTGAAACAACGATTAATCGATCCCTTTTCACGTCACTCATTGCTTTGCAGATTGCCACAGCCCACCTCAGCCAACTCTTTTCCAAACGAAGCTGCCCTTCttgtatttaactttttttcacaAAGAAGCTGatcattatctttttttatttttgctactCTTTTTTTCATCCTATTAAATCCACTTTGAGCTAGGGTGACAAAAATTACATGACTCAAGAAGCAAATGTACTGCAGATTTGAAACAACGTagtgcttttttaattttcttttctattttatttgcttttctgagtactgcccctttaaaaaaaacaactaagtAATTATTAGACACTGTGAAATTAATGGCAAATTACAATTTTCCAATCACAACCAAACACTAATCCCCTCCCTCTAACCACTGTTCAGGAATATTTGATAAATACATCACagcaaaaagaacaaacaaaagcaaatctgGACCTTTCAGATTGGAAAACTCAACTGGAGAGAAGCCAGACGAAGCAGTCTTCTGCTGCACACATTAACTACAATAGCTAACTGAAAGGACAGGAATACAGAGGGAGGGTTATTGAAACAGGAAATTACAATTAACATTGCAAAGCAGTTATACTTAATAGCAACTTTTGAATGAAACTTTGCATATCATACGGTTAGACCTATAGTGAATTATATGATGTAGGCTTCTCTTTAAATTCACCTGAACTAAGCGCAGGCTGTTTAGCCTCCCTCAATGTACTTCTCCAGTACTTGTTTCCATGAAGAAGCAATACTCCAAGCAGTTACCATATTTTGTCTCAGACTTCTCATGCCTCACAGCAAATAACAAATTAGTGAAAGACTATCACTGCtaaatctttctcttcccataGCGCAAAAGGAACAATAAGGAAAACCCAGTAACACACCACATTAACAATCGTGACTTACCATCTGAAATTTTCTTGTTACTGAGATCTCTTTCCAATTTGGAAACAGGAGTAGAAGAAAGGCGTCTTGAAGAAGACGTTCCTCTGTGTGGTGGCGTTAAGGGATTTTTAAAGATATCAACCTGCCCAGctcttttgatgtatttttcacCTCTTGGACTGCTCAGGGGAGAATGCTGGGAGCTGGGATTATCCTCTAGAAGTTCATGCTGGGTAGTCAAAGGGGGTCTATTAACAGCACATGGTAGAAGTAAAGGGGACTGCATCTTTCTCGGTGTTCTGCTTGCAGCCATACCCTGCATGACTCTGTGCTGGTAGTTCCTATAGGCTTCTTCCAAATACTCTGCCTCTTTTTCTAGTTCTTTTATTCTAGCCCGCGTCTGCGCCATACACTCCAAGTCAGAATCTGGAGAAGCACTGCGTGGCTGTAACTGTTGACGATAGCCAATTCTTTGCACAGCATTTACCTTCATCACATCGCTCATAACCTGATTCTTCAGGAACGTGCTATCCACATAAATATCATGAGGTACAATTCTCTCACCAGTGAAGTCAAGGACAGAGCGATCGACAAGCGAAGGCTTTGGATTCCgatacacttcattttccagaGCTAAATGATAGCAAGAGAAAGTGAGCGACAGTAAAGAGTGAGAGAGGGAGACCCATAACgaaacagaaacagtaaaacATGGCATTTAAATTCCAATTTGATCAAATTTATTTCAACATGGAATCAGCTTAAATCTTGAGAGTTTAATGGGttgatttaaatatatttttaatgtagctGCATAGCTGCAAATTATCactgatattatttttttaatatataatccCTCCATGTAAATCTACCTGAAGTATACACTCTACAATGttatttcttaaattacatttaaataaataaataaaaacatcaccACTTTGGACACATTATATCCAATCATGCTGTTAAAGGGTGAGGGACACAGGGCAGGCCACAAGGCTTAACAGTTTCCTTCTATTTGGAGAAAAACAACATAGCACACAGATaatgttgctggttttttttttaaaaaaaaagtagttctcCAAAACTATCAGTTAAATTGAATGTTTCGGGGCTGTCTGCTTCCTGGCTTGCACTTGTATGCTTCAGTAAGCCCAAAAGACCAATCTATAGGGCTGTGTCTTTCTCAATGAAATGGCAACCTTGCTTTTATTCCACATAAATGGTTCTTCAATGACATCCTTAACTctgatgcaaaataaaaaagtctatgcagtattttcagtcatttaattaaaatatctatttGCTATTTTGACACCAACAAATTTCCAATTCCAAATGGTACCGATACTTGTACCATATATGAAAATGTACATATTGGTCTAGTGAAGAATATAAAGTATTGCATATATTGAACCATGGTGCAACACATGCTGTATGTAATGTATAGTCATTGCAGAActcagttctgtatttttagatTAAATACACATCCCAAAATTTATATTTGTCATACCTGACATTAACAATTTGTCAGATAGGCATCTTTAGAACTACATTTCTTCAGCAGACTGAATTGTTTTACACAagtgtctctctctttctaaaGTCCCTATGAGGTGCGTAAGTTATTACCCTTGACAACAACTGTTAAAAGTTAAGGTTTAAATCTGTGAAGTATGCAATACAACTTCAAATCAATTATTCTTATTATGAACATTCAAGAACCAAAATTCCTTAAAACACCACTTGCCTCCTGGAAAACGGTGATTATGTTATCACCAAACGTTAATGTCTTCATGCTGAGGAAAAACAGACAATAAAAACATGCAAGTATTCAGGGAGGAATGTATTCCTTCCCTCCTATGcgtttgctttctgaaaagaaggGAAGTTGTAATcagtctgctttttaaattgggcttttaaatagattttgattttaaatttgaaatctACTCACTGGTGGTATATTAGTTCTATGCAACTGCAGCTTTTTTAAGCTTCTGGAAATTCTTACACTGGTTAGGTAAGTGAACTTCATAAAGGCCTGCTCTGGTGTAAGATACAGACCTGCCTGTGTTTGGTTCACCTGCAGTTTCAGTTCTTCAACCTGCACATTTAACTTCCTGACAGTAGCTTCAGAGTCCAACAGTTGGGTCTTTAACTGAGCACAACGCTCAACCTATACGAGaccaagagaaaataaaaaaacaacataattcaaacaaaaagaataatctCAACTGGCTGAATAGTTGTTTCTAAACTTTTTTCAGGTCCAGTCAAACCATATACATGTAGTATCCTACTGAATGTCAGTGCTGACAACTTAATGACTAGGAAAGATTTACTTTGGTTATGTTGGgttgaggtttttgttttggttgttttttggtgctgttttgttttgttttctttagagttgtttacataaaaataagcaGAGTACAAACAATCCCCATAACTACACACTAAACAGCCTGCACAGATACATAGATAAACGTGAACAACAtgacaggaagaagaaaggattcaaattatttataaagaatAATTTACCTCACTTTGTAGCTGTTTTTCCAGAATCTGCCTATGACTTTCAAATTCATCCAGCGCCAGCTTCCTAGAATGTTCCACTCTCCTCAGCTCCACTTGGCAGGCCAGGTGCTCTGCCGAGGGCTGGGACAGCTCTACCCAGAAAGAGAAATACCAGACACTCAGCCATAGAAGAACGAGTGTGCACTTTTCTACATGATACACCTTCAAAACGTAAAGCTGATTTGTCTTTAGGAACATAACAAGGCTTTGTTTGAATAAAGTacttagggattttttttctttcttttacaaagGACCAACATTTTTGTTGTCGTAGTCATTTAAGAACTAGACCCAGACTGTCCTggtctaaaagaaaaatacatatccCTACCTTATGTAACTGGGTGGACATCTCTACTCTCCCATTATCTCaaatgcacattaaaaatacttggCATTTTATAACTATAGGcaagcacttaaaaataacaatgcaATTTTCTTGTACCATTATTAACCATACGGATGCTACAGTTAGAAATATGGCACTGCTTTTTTCAAAGGGTGAAAGGGATATTCATATTATTATAGCTACCGCTTAATTCAGGATTTCTGCTATACAgacatattaaagaaaataaacttataATGTCAAGGACTGCTTCATTTTACACAAACATTAGTTAGGGTTTAATGCAAACTACTAGTAAACATAATACAAATAatgtgttttaatgaaaatttatttctaaacaaataCTTGTAGGGAAACATAAGCAAGAAAATTACTAAATCATTCACACTGACTGTCTCGAAGATGCTGGTTCTCACTGCGAGTCTCATCCAACTGTTGCCTAAGTAGTTTATTCTGCACTTGGAGCTCCAATTTCTCCTCCTTTAGCAAAGGATAGTCCGATAcctctttcagtttttctgtcaACAACTGATTCTGTTTATTTACCAACAGAACCTGGGCCTTCACTGACTCCAAATCCAGCTGCGGATAAAGAACAGTTTAGAAGCTTATGAACTGCTGTactacttaattatttttatttcacattttctttttttttaaatgtacctCAAATGCATTAATTAGAATACAGCTTCTTTAAATTCATGTTTACAATTACCTCAAGCTCTTTCGTGCGTGATATAGCTTGCTTGAGTTCCTCCTTTTTTGAATTAACAGCAATGGCTTCTTCATGCAAAAGCATAGCCTTCTCTGCAGGGAGGattaaaaatgctgcattaaaATTAGCAGAGTATTACAGTAAAAAACTGTATCAGCAAAAAACAGTTTAAGCTGCTAAGCACAACTTTCAATTTAATTCAAGACATAAAAATGACTGTCATACACGCTCCTTCAAAATCAGGTAAATCACACTGTGtctatttatatatatgcatacatacgCTCCTTTACAATTAAGTAAATCAAATTCATATGCACATGATATACCATCTCTTTCACGTGTCCCTAACTTAAAATTCTAAATAAGTTATGTGCCCCAGCTCTCTTCTCAAGCTCCAGTTAAACATCCTGTGCACAATAAATGTAGAAACTGGCAATCATTCAAGGGTACGGTACCAGACTGTCCCAGAGTTCAATTAGAGAATGAACGAGCTAGTAGGACTTCAGAAGGAGATGGgaaactgaaaaagcaggaTGCTTTGCAGCCTttgtgcaaagcagcagctcatgGTTCCCACTGCATTCTGAACAGCAACGAGTTACTGACCTGTCACTGGATCCTGCTACCTGTTTTCAAAATCTATTCTGATGGCTTTTCTGTCACTTATACCACTGTTACTGAACACCATGACTGTTTAGTAACAACATTTTGATACCTGTTAGTAAAAGCTCTAGAGATAAACAGCTACTTCATTAATCTCAAAGAGATGgttacctttattttttttctcatcttcagtAACTTTATTAGTTCTGGCTATGTATTCTTCTTTTAATTCAAGCTGATATCTAGAAGTAAAAAGAATTATGCACTCCCAAAGTATGCGTGTGCGCACATAAGCATACATTTGCATAAATTCCAGACTAAACTACAATCACACAATTATTTATTGACAAAATTAGTTATTGCAGAGCCACTGAAACAGTTGGAAAGTGCCCTGCCAATCACCTCATTCAACCACCTGCTCAAAAAGCAAGACCACCACCAAGTCTAGAGCAGGTCAGCTGTGGCTCTTCCTAGCCAAGTCCTGAAAACCTGAAAGGATGTATATTCCACCACCTCCCTGGATGGCCTGTGCCAACGCTGCACTACTCTCCCAGTaaattttttcttccccatgtcCAAGCTGAATCTCCCAAACCATAATTTACAACCCGCCATATGAACTCAGAGGTCGCATCCAACATAATTATCCTGACAGACCTTTACTAGGCCCTCTCCAGTTTCCTCATGACTTTCTTGAACTGGAGAGCCCAAACCTGGGCATGGTATTCCTAGCACAGCCTTCACCAATACCCAAAGGGGATAATAACTTCCCTCAGCCTGTTGGACACGCTGCTACTAATGTCACCCATCATGCTGTTTGCCTTATTTGCCAgagcacgctgctggctcatagTCAACCTGGCAGCTCCTCAGTCAGTTCCTTTTCCTCATTTATACCTCTTCATAGGGATATTCTGCCCCGAGTGCAGAGGTTTGCAGTTCTCCTTGTTAAAATTCCTAAGATTTATGTTGGCACAATCCCCAACCTTATCAAAGTCTGTCTGAGCTGAAACTCTGCCACTTGTTGTGGAAGCCATTCCCCTTAATTAAGCCTCATGTTTAAAGTTGTTGAGGATGCCCTGTGTCAACGTCCAGATCACGGATAAAGGTATTGGACAATATGGGTCCCAGTACTGGCCCCAAGGGTTCTCTGCTCGTCATCAGCCACCAGCTAGACACTGAGCGCTGCCCAGGTACATCACTATTCACAGCCCAGCAGTCATCCAACTTCACTGTTCAATTTTACTGGAATTTACAGGAACTAAGAAAGCTCAGTATTTTGCACGACTGGGACAGAGATTATGAATGTTTTCTGATATTGCCATATCCATCCTCCTGCATTTTTGCAAATGGTCCAGACCACTCAGATCCTTCTCCCAATTATGGCATTTAATGTTCaccatagaaataaaaaaaagcattttctagcAAGCATCATTATTTCCAGACAATAAATAGTAGCTCTTTGATGCTTTTCATCAAGGGTTTGGGACAAAAGGACATGGATTTTATCTTTCTGAGTATTTGCAGTGTGTCTAAAATACTTTGTATGTTGATAAAATAAGCTCAACAGCAGTTCATCCTTGAAATAATTTGCTTCTCTTCATGAACCAAAAGCACTTTACAAGCATTATTACAAGCATAACTACCTGTTATGGACTAGGTAAAATAAGATACCAAGCAGGTCAATTAGTTGCATTTCATTGTTCTCTGACAAAACCCTCAAATCTACTTAGTTTCAGCTGCAGCACCATTCCTATCAAAACCTATTCTTTACATCTTTCCtctgtaatttaaataaagaCGCACTAACACAGATAATACTTACTGTTCACTGGCTTGCAATAAAAAGTACTGATACATCAGTCATTTGATTTAACTGCCTAACTGGAAGACTGGTTCATGCCATCAAATACACATGAGTAATAACATGCCAAGAGCACCTGCCTGCACTGAAGCATCAAGTAACCCTTCGAGTGACCAAGGCGCTCCAAGAAAGTACAATAGCAAAGTTAGGATATACTCACTGCAACACCCCAAAAGCAGTCGCAGATGATGTCTTATGCTTTCAAAGAGCATTTCTAAGCAAATGCTTTGAAACCATGTTCAAGCAGATGGTAGTCAATAAAAGAGGGTGATCTGTATCAGAGAATGCCTCTCCAAAACTTGGGACGGGTTAAGGTAAGAGCCAGTCTATCTGTACAATGGGCTAGTGTGCCCCTCACTCTTTTCCCAAGAAACCTATAACATCTCTTTAATGCTAATTTCCCCTCCATGCCTTTTCTCCGTTCATTAAATGGTCAGTTCTTTTAATTGTGGCCAAAGAAAGTTACTAATATTGCTTCAAATTCTCTTGTCTACACATACAACTAATTTTGCATCTCTTCCCCAGATAACAACATAGAATTTAAATTACAACAATAATATAACCTATAATCAAAAGTGAATTATTTTCCATAGCAAGCTTTTTCTGAACCTGACAGAACATTTTGTCTTACTAGCAAAGAGTTAAGCAATAACGTGAAGAATTCAAGctgactaaaataaaaacatgagtGCACATTTTCAAAGTCCCTGCTTTGTTacacttttcagaagaaatcccATACAATTTATTACTCTGTTTTCATAGGAAGTAGCATGCATCCTAttagagacaaaagaaaaaatttactTTAAGAGTTCCGTCTTAAGTTTTTGGTCATATGTCTCCTCTATGTTCTTCACAGCAACTTCTCGACGTCGAAGTGCATCAtcaatagctttatttttctcttcctgaagtTTCTGAGTGCTGAAATATCCATAAATATACAGAGTTATAAATATACCAGTCATAAAGTCAAAACTTcagttttggggcttttttaaaaataacatttagagGTATCAAAGGGTAATGTGTTTGCTTGGAATGCTGTAGCAATTTAAAATTATCATCAGAATCTGTCACTGTAATTCATTCAGAACAAGGAGATGTGACACACATTAAATTGCCCTATTTAAAATCCAGTATCAATCAATTATGCAGCTATCCTGGGTTAACCCTAGCTCAGTTTCCCACACCAGAAAGGCTTCAGAGGAAATAGTGCTGACCATG of the Grus americana isolate bGruAme1 chromosome 1, bGruAme1.mat, whole genome shotgun sequence genome contains:
- the OFD1 gene encoding centriole and centriolar satellite protein OFD1 isoform X4, producing MTQRLRQPQCLPTENLSLEHFKEIEIAKIKMEEKVQTQKEISELRHELERTHQAKSEALLSREKNAIERLQKQQEIEAKEVYAQRQSLLKDIEVIRTREVELKQRIEAFEVTQKLQEEKNKAIDDALRRREVAVKNIEETYDQKLKTELLKYQLELKEEYIARTNKVTEDEKKNKEKAMLLHEEAIAVNSKKEELKQAISRTKELELDLESVKAQVLLVNKQNQLLTEKLKEVSDYPLLKEEKLELQVQNKLLRQQLDETRSENQHLRDKLSQPSAEHLACQVELRRVEHSRKLALDEFESHRQILEKQLQSEVERCAQLKTQLLDSEATVRKLNVQVEELKLQVNQTQAALENEVYRNPKPSLVDRSVLDFTGERIVPHDIYVDSTFLKNQVMSDVMKVNAVQRIGYRQQLQPRSASPDSDLECMAQTRARIKELEKEAEYLEEAYRNYQHRVMQGMAASRTPRKMQSPLLLPCAVNRPPLTTQHELLEDNPSSQHSPLSSPRGEKYIKRAGQVDIFKNPLTPPHRGTSSSRRLSSTPVSKLERDLSNKKISDDISGSYLASSQQSVDQVLSPISKPHTLSSSESVPSSPSSRGQKIRLHNQRTDKQDLSDIPKPEKLMYEDLEEHISCLEYEGDIPEQCESDALYPSGDIVNGNHVTATMRPTATSLQDLTVRDQRHVEEQNRDIEKKLEEERKATEKMKEREDQEALEREQKEVEKLNKEWIQDSMKIDEEKEDKEGVKSENSNSGAEDNIKDPTPNPLEKYMRIIQQRREQELANKDSKKEEIGEVSLTEGLMSSGKDDSTAGISQGDVDENFW